GATCGAACTGGGTTCCGGCTAGACGCTCTATTTCTGCTACAGCTTTTGGCACAGGCCAGGCTTGTTTGTAGGGTCGCCTGCTCACGAGAGCATCAAAAACATCTGCTACCGCCACAATACGGGCCTCGATTGGTATGGCCTCGCCTCTGAGACCATCTGGATAGCCATTGCCGTCAAAGTGTTCGTGATGGGAGCGAGCAATACGTTTGGCCATTTGCAAGTAAACCGACTTGCCGCCCTCCAGAAGTGATGCCCCTACAACTGTGTGGCTTTTAATCACCTCAAATTCCTCAGAGGTGAGATTTGTGGTTTTGCGTAGGATGGCATCGGGAATCGCAATTTTCCCAACATCATGCAAGGGAGCTGCCTGGTGCAATATCTCTACATTGGGGGCTTCCATACCCAGCGCTTCGGCGATTTTGCGGGCATTCAGCGCAACCCTAACAATATGCTCACCGGTATCGTCATCTCTGAATTCAGCAGCGAGAGCCAGCCGTTTCAATACGTCCAAATGTGCCTCATGCAATTCTTTAGTTCGGGCTTGTACAGCCGTTTCAAGGCGCAAATTTTCATCCTTTAGTTGCAGGTACAAATGTCTGGTTTCAAGTAGACGTCGCACGCGTAGGGTAACTTCCAGCAAATCCAAAGGTTTATGGAGAAAGTCTCTTGCCCCTAGGTTTAGAGCACGATGCTTAGCCTCTGGTGTAGAGTCGGCTGTGAGGACAAGGACGGGTAGATATTCACCATGGGTTGGGCAGTCCTGCAAGGACTTTAATATCTCAAAGCCATCTCGTTTTGGCATGTGTAAGTCCAGAAGAATCAAATCAGGCTGCAACTTACTAAGAAATTCTTCGACTCGAAATGGATCGGTGGTCGCATACAGTCGAGAAAAACCCACCCGCTCAAGAGTTCTTTGCAATAGAGCAACGTTGGAGGGTTCATCATCCACAATAAAAATGACCATTTTTTCTAGGTTCACAATCACCTCACCCCCAGGCTTGGCGAACCAATCCACTAAGAATACACGAACCTAATGCAGGTAAATGTTGACCTGTTCGCAATAGGTTCAATTTTGCTGTAATTAAAGGTGTAAATATATCATATATGACTAACAAATAGCGTGAATTTGCACATCAAACCCTTATGCTCGAAAAAAACGCCTTTAGGACGGGGTTCTTGCCTGAATGTACCGTATGGGCCCGCCATCGCCTTTGAATAGCAGTCTGTCGAATAATGTAGTTCAGAAGGGCATTTCCGACGGTGAAACCGTTGACTTGGAGTCGAATGTCATCTAAACCAAATCACAATGGCTCACGCTTTTAAATTGACACTCGGGATAGCGATGCAGAGCAATTGGCCTTCACGAGTTTGGTGCTAGCACGCTCTGTAACGTCCCACGGCGGCGACGAAGGCTGGCCTGCGGGGTATCAAGGTCGGTCTGAGCCTAAAGTGCAGTCCGGATCGAGAAAAGTATCTCGCGCTGGATTTGATACCCAAACTCTATGCCTTGGGCATAGTGACGTTCGGAGGTAATGATCCGTGAATCCCAATCTGGGCACCAAGGGAAACGGGGAGCCAGTGGTGCAACCGGCCGAATGCAGTCGTGTTTCTGCAACACACTGGATCTGTCTTGGGCAAAGAAAACCGGCTTACATATTGGTGACGCTGTGTGCATTAATGGTCTTAACAGCATGCAGCACAACTGCAAATCAGCCTAGGTTCGAGGCAAACCCTCAAACCTTGTCATCTATTGGGGGTTACGTCAACCTCAGCTGGAACATTGAGGATGCTGAGTATTACTCCCTTCAAAGCGATCCTCCAATTCCGGGTATGCCATTGTTCACGAAACAATCGCATACTACCATCCGGATCGAAGGTCGCCAAAATTCCAATCCCATCAACTATCAATTGATTTTAGAAGCCAGAGGTTCTCGGGGAATAAGGCGTTTCAGCACCTTTATTAGAGTAAACGGACGGTTGGATTGCTCGTCCAAAACCGGTTTACGGGCTCAATCAACTGCTATTTGGCCAGAAGTTAAAAAGGTTGGCTTGGGTAATTTCGATGTGCCATATGTAAAGGGCCGTCTGATTGCATATCACAAAAATGAATTGAGCCTGCAAAGCAACAGGGCGACTGCGCAAAGCCTGGGAGCCCAATGGGCACGGGATTTGGGAAAGGGCTGGAGCCTGTATTACACCCGACCTGGGCAAGAGGCAGCTGTAGCCCAGCGTTTGTATCAGAACGGGATAGGTCAGTATGTGCAGCCCGAGTATCTTTACCAGCCTGATGACTTATCCCTTCCGCCCAATAACCGTAGTTATGACTTGGAGCAGGCAGCTTTATTTCGCCAGATGGATTTTGAGCTGGCCTGGAAACAACTCAGGGTTGATTGCCTGAAACCCGTAATTGCTGTCGTTGATAGCGGTATATACACACAACGGATCGATCTGGCTCCTAACCTCACCCCCCAGGAAAGTTGGCTAGATGTGGTAGGTTCCAATCTGGAAGATCCCCGCCCAAATCAAGGAGCTGTTGAGCCATTTAGTGGAACAGGCGCAAGCCATGGAACACAGGTGGCCAGTATTATTGCTGCCACTACCAATGATGGTTCTGTGCTGGCTGGCGCAGCGTATAACTTATTGCGTGTATTGCCGATAAAGGTCTTTGATGCGCAGCGTCGAGCTGGAACCTTGCAACTAGCACAGGCCCTGGAGTATGCAGCGGGGGCTACCCAGATTGCTGGGCGTGTCTATACAAACCCGACCCCTGCACAGGTAGTGAATCTGTCTCTGTCAATTTCTATACCGGGATTTCAGGATCCATATCTTGAGCAGGTGCTCGAGCAGGTCACTCGACAAGGTTTAATTGTGGTGGCCTCGAGCGGCAATCTGGACTCAGCCTCAGTAGGGTACCCCGCCTCTTCTCCCTTTGTAATAGCGGTAGGTGCAGTGGATTCCAACAATAAGCGTGCTAAGTGGTTGAGTGGTTTTGCCTCAAACTATGGTTCAGGTCTGGAATTTGTTGCCCCTGGTACAGGTGTGCCCGTAGCCCACGGGCCCAATACAGGTGATTATGCCCTGGCGTATGGTACATCAGCAGCTGCACCATTTGTCAGTACTGCCGTAGGCCTTTACCTCCTAAAACAACAACAGATGGGCTTTTCGCTATCCAGCGATCCAGGGTCGTTCCTGAAGCAGGTGCGCAAATGCTTGCTCAGCGCGGCAAAAAACAGTGCCCAATGGGATATAGAGACCGGTTTTGGGCTGATTAGTGTGGCCAGGGTAGTGGATCCGAATAACCCAGGTTGCTTTCCCCAGGAGAATCCATGATTCACGATCCCACATTGCATCATAGGTTTGTGCTTTTGTTTGAAATCAAAAATGCGAGCCCTGCCAGTCTGTCGAATTTGTCCAGTCCTCACCAACTTACCAGGGATGTTCGGTATGGATTGGTCTTAGAAGACGACTTCCAAAGGGTTCTTAGCCTTCATCTCGAGCGAAAAATGGCCCTGCCAGTTCTGCGACGCCGGTCTGCTCGAGCTCTGTCTTACAGTCTAGGGAAACCAAAAGCCCTGATTCAGTATTTCAATATTCGCATGTTTGGCTTCACAGACTCTGCAGGTCGCGTTGTTATCCCATGTTCAGTGCGATTCTCGATGGCTCGTTCAATTGATCCAATTTTCCCTCTAAGCTCGGGTTGTAACGCAGCTTACGGGCTTTACCGTATGCATGGCTATTATGATCCCCGTATCGGAACTCAAAACGGAGTAGAGAGTACCGATTTAGAATTGATCTGGCAGGGAATTACCAGCATTTTTAATTCTGACTCTCAACGCTGGCCCGTTTCCTCGGCCATGCGTGGTTTGTGGATATTTAGCCACGAATATAGCACTAACAGCGTTATTCCTCCCAGGGAGCTGTTTAATCTGGTGCAAACCCCAGCCCTAAAACGTCAGGCTAGAAAGTTTGAAGATTACACTATCCAATATCCATCTCAGGGGCGCCTGGAGACAATGCCTGATGTGTACCTGACACACTTTGCGTGAGGTTTGTATGTGGCGTGTCTTTCGGTTCATTATCACCAATTCTGCAAGTCAGATTGCATATACAAACGAAATATGCGCTTGTGAGTGTTTGGCTGTGCCTGGGCCCTGGCTTTTGCTGCCCGAACCAGCAACGGGCTTACATCATTTTGCTGTGACGGAAAGTGGCTCGGGCGCACAAACTCTTGCTCGGAACTTCTATATCAACGCATGTGTTCGGGTTTGGATGTTTTGTTTTGAGCTTGTTTCCCTGAATAAACCACTCCATCTTTTCTGTCTCAAACGCTCAACTTCTAAGTCTTAATGGGGGTGCATATCCAATGGGACTGTTTATACGACTGAAAACCCCTTCCAGAAGCAGTCGAAAGGCTGTTTTGTGCAGACCGGCGCATCGAAACAGTGAGGTGAAAAAATTCCAATTTGGAGTGCTCGTCATATCGCTCTTAGCTTCGGTGTTTGTGCCAGCAATAGGCTTAAGCGAAATATATCGGCTTCCGTGGTTCATGCTATTGGTGGCGACTCTGGGTACTCGCTATGGGCTGGCGCATAGCATATTTTCTGCCCTAGCCATTGTGTTTATGGAGTTCTGGCAAAATCCCTTTCCCTCGAACACTGCTGTTTGGATTGCGCTTGTCATGGGTACGACAGTTTATCTATCCAACCGTGCCAGACTGCTGTTAAATCGTTTACATCTGGATCAATAAGGAAACTGCTGACCAGTTTGCTCTGCTGGTAACAGCGTTACGTGTGCTATCGGCAATGCCGAGCCGTGAGCAGGTACTGAATACTATCCCTGAGTTACTTGCGCAGCAGGAGGGTCTCGTTACGGTTTGGTTACCTGATCAAAGCGGCCTTCGGTTACATAAAGCTACAGGCCAATGGAAGCCTGACCCCTTTGAGCAGGCCGCAATATATGAAGCATATCGGCAGGGCTCGAGTGCCACCTCAAAGGAAACAGAGATTGGGCGTAGGCGATTTTCGTATCGCCAAAAGTCCTATTGTAATAACCTGGCAATTCCGTTATGTGAACGAGACGAAGTGGTTGCAATCCTCAACCTGCGACGTTATAGAGCCTTTCAACCTCGCGAGCAGGCCTGCTTTGAGCACTTTGCTAGAACCATCAGTAACCGGCTCTCCTGGATTGCCGAACAAGCAGAAATTCAGCTCCTGAATCAACTCTCTGCCTCTCTTGCCTCCGCCCACTCAATACAGGGGGTGGTAGACCGGGCAATGGTTTTGTTGGTTTCGGCACTGGGAATGCAGCAAGGCGTTATTCTCCAACAGCTTGGAAGCAGCTTGCGCCCACTCGGCCATTACGATGCAACTGCGAACCAGAGTATGGTGGGTGGCCTCGAGTCAATCCTTACCGAAAATCCCCTGTTCTGGGAGGTTCACCGTTCCGGGCGACCCATCTTCATAAACGATTTGACACAAGAGGCAAGCAGTATTGGGAGTATGGCAGGACGGATTGGGAGCCTGGTAATCCATCCTATTGCCTTACCTGATACCCCCCGAACCCGAGTTATGCTGTGTCTAGCTCATTCAGAGCCACGCTGGTGGCGGCAGTCTGAACAAGAACTGCTGGCATTGGCCTGTCGCTCTGTGGGGCTGGCATTAGAGGGAGCGATAGCCCGAAAGCGTTTGGAAAAGGTACTGGAGCTATCGGGTCAGGCAGCCCTGAGCAACTCAGAAAACCTTTATCAGCAAGTGCTGGACGCAGCAGTAGAGTTGATTCCCGGAGCCGAGGCGGGCAGCTTGCTGGTGCGTAAGGGAGAACGCTTCTATTTTGAGGCCACCGTAGGGTACGACCTGGAAAGCCTGCGTGGCATCACCTTCCGAGAAGAGGAACACCTGGTCTGGTATGGGGGAGACCTCGAGGGTTGGCAAAAAGGTGAAGCGCGAATCCTGTCCAATGAGTGGACCTCCATTAGGAATGAAAGTGTCAAGAGCTCGTCTTCTGAGCCAACCTTGAGGGCATACACAGAGCGTATTCAGTCCAACCTCGCGATTCCAATACTATACCAGGGGAACGTTTTGGCCTTGCTGAATTTAGACAATTTCCATGGTGTGCACGCGTTTGGCAAGGACTCCTTGGAGGCCGCTCGATTTTTTGTCACCCCCGTAGCAACCTTACTTCATGAGGCACATACCCGGCAGTGCCTTAAAGAGGCTGCCATGACCGATTCTCTGACTGGCCTGGCCAATCGCCGGGCATTCAACAGTTACTTTGATGAGGAACTGATCCGCTCGAAACGCTACCATCAGCCGTTTACCTTACTCTTGTTAGACTTGCAAGGATTCAAAACCATCAATGACCGGCTGGGGCATGCATTTGGAGATGAAGCCCTGGTTCGGGTTGCGCATGCGCTACAGCAAGAAAGCCGTGAGAGTGATGGCCTGTTTCGGCTGGGAGGGGACGAATTTGCAGCGTTACTTCCCCATACCCCAGCAGAGCAGGCAATTCATGTGGCAAAGCGCTACGTCAATGCCATCCAAGCCATATCCTTACAGGGCCTTGGTCTGAGCGCAAACATCGGTTTGGCGGCTTACCCTGAAGATGGTACAGAAAAAGAGGCTTTGATGCATATTGCAGATGAATGGATGTATGCCGCTAAGGAGCAGGCTGTGGGTCTGGTACATGGTTGAAATGATGGACAAAACAAAACTTTTAGCGATGCGCGAGGTAGGGGTAATTTGACCTAAATCCTGCTACCAAACGGTCTAGAATTCCTAAGGGGGTGAGGCTTTTCAGCCAATAACTAAATGTCAAAAGCTGACAAGCAGACACTTACATCTTTTCCAAGCTTTATGGCAGGAACCAATTTCCTTGGGGATTCCACGGATTTTATGGTGGTTCATACTGATCTGAATGGCTTTTTTACCTACGCTAATCGTTCGTACCTCGATTACATCGGTAGTTCCAAACCCCCGCTTGGTCAATCAGCTCTGGAATATGTATCAGCTGAGGACAGGCCCCGAATTTTAGAGGCCGCCAAGAATGCCATTTCCTTGCCAGGGCGAGCTTTTTGGGTAGAGGTTCGCAAACCACTACAGCGGGTATGGAACCGAAGCCGATGGGTGTTTCTAGCTATCTGCGATTCAAATGGGACACCAACTGGACTTCAGTGCTTGGGCTTTGATATTAGCGACGTTTATCGCCAGAACCAGTTTCGGGAAGCCTCGATTAGCCTGCTATCGATAGGCTTAAGGGAAAACTTGCAGCCCAGTGAATTATTACAAAGAGCATTAGATGTAGCGCTTGGTGTAGTTCCTGTGGCCCAGGCGGGAAGTGCAACTTTAAGGGGGCCTGATGGGTGCTTTCACTTCGTTGCGGCTCATGGATACGACCTTTCAGCACTTCAGCAGGTATGTTTGAATCCCACAGAGCCCCTGTCTCTCACTGCCCACATCCAGGCCAGGGTTTTTGGCCAGGCCGACATATCCCAGTTCAACGCCCGGCTTGATCCAAAAAGACGTTCAGTGCTCTTAGGGGCAGGGCGCGCTGCGGAGATACAGGCCATGCTGGCGACGCCAGTAGTGGTGGACGGCATTCCTCGCGCCTATCTGTACCTGGACAACTTCCACAGCGCAGATGCCTTTGACGCACTGGATCTGCGCCACGTGGAAGGCCTTGCACACCATCTGGCCTGGCTGCTTCATGGAACGGAGATGCGGGAGGAGCTTCGCTTTAGCCGCTACTACGATGCTCAAACCGGCCTACCCAACGCACGTAGTTTACAAGAGACCCTGGTTAGCCGGCCTCCCGCACCCCGTGCACTGGTAGGTCTACAGTGTCGTTCGCTCGAGCGCATACGTCGGCTGGAGGGTGAAGCCTCCTGGGCTAAAGCCGTCCGTGGGGTGGCTAAGGTCATCGAGGCTGACCTCCGATCAGAGGATCAACTGGCCTGGGAGGGAGGGGCCTTCTGGTTGCTGCTGGAAGGAATCAGCTCTTCAGCCGAAGTATACGCGGTACTCGAAAGGTTGCGAAATGGGGCAAAGGCTCAACTTGAAACGCTCTGGCCCCAGTTAGACTTCAGTCCGCGAGTTGGCGTGGCCTTTAGCCAGCCTGGTTTGGCAACCACAGAAATGCTAAAGGCAGCAGAGGTGGCCCTCAGGCATAGCCGTGACCCGGGCACGGTGAGTTTCTTCGATCGCGATCTTGCTCACAAGTCCTTTAAAGAAGATGCCCTGCGACAGGCTTTGGGTCAAACCCTGCGGCAACTTCCACCAGGAAATGCTCAACACGGGCCTGGCTCACTTTTAGACTTAAAACAGGTGCCCGACTTTTCCCAGAACCACATTTCGAACGAAAATTCGAGTTCCGCTGGGCTTTTTTTGCATTATCAGCCCATCTTCCATCTGGTTACGGGCCACCTGCACCACTTCGAGGCTCTTGTGCGCTGGATGCACCCCAAACTGGGATCTGTGCCTCCCGATCAATTTCTTCAGATTGCTGAAGAAGAGGGTTGGATGCAGAGGCTAGGTAACTGGATCCTGGGCACGGCAGTAGAGCAGGCAGCAAAATGGGGTGTACCGGTAGCGGTAAATCTTTCAGGAAGCCAGATTGAGCCTGATTTACTCTTGCAACTTGATGGACTCCTGGAGTCTTCCGAACTTCGCTCGAATTACCTCATCTTTGAGGTTACAGAGAAGGTTGCTTTAGATGACGCCTGCTTACAGACTCTTCGGGCCCTTGCTGAGCGAGGTCATCCCCTTCACCTAGATGACTTTGGTTCAGGAATGTCCTCCCTCGAGCGCATCACCAAGCTGCCTCTATCTGCGATCAAACTGGGCCAGGGATTTATTGCAAGCCTGGGCATAACTCCACGGAAAGACACCCCTGAAGCTCGCTTACTGCGGGCACTAAAAGGCCTTGGCAATGGACTTGGCTTTGACATCATCGTTGAGGGAATAGAGACCCAGGCGCAACTCGATTTCCTGTTGGAAGAGGGTTTTACCCTGGGCCAGGGGTACTTCTTGGGGCGACCAGCATGCAGTGCCGATGCAGAGAAGCTCATCAACGGGAGGGAGATCCTTGGGTTATAGGCATGGCGAGCTAATATACCTTGCTGTTGCTTCCGGATCTGCCCTCCTGGGGATTCTCGGAAGCATTTTAGGCTGGTGGCCCGGCCAGACCATCCCATGGTTCATGATATTCACTGCCGTTGTTGCCAGCATTCAGGGTTTTATCCTGGGATTTATAGCAGCAGGAATGTCAGTTCTTATTCTTTACTTGCTTCGCGAGCTCACATTCATGGATGCGCTCATTCTGGTTTTTTCTGCGGTGATTGCCCATAGTATCGGAGAAAGTCTTCGGGCCGCCCACCGTCGAAGCAGAGCTCTTGCCAAAGGTCACCGACTCGTGGCTGAGGCGTTGCAAGCACTTACCC
This Meiothermus sp. CFH 77666 DNA region includes the following protein-coding sequences:
- a CDS encoding type I CRISPR-associated protein Cas7 — translated: MIHDPTLHHRFVLLFEIKNASPASLSNLSSPHQLTRDVRYGLVLEDDFQRVLSLHLERKMALPVLRRRSARALSYSLGKPKALIQYFNIRMFGFTDSAGRVVIPCSVRFSMARSIDPIFPLSSGCNAAYGLYRMHGYYDPRIGTQNGVESTDLELIWQGITSIFNSDSQRWPVSSAMRGLWIFSHEYSTNSVIPPRELFNLVQTPALKRQARKFEDYTIQYPSQGRLETMPDVYLTHFA
- a CDS encoding diguanylate cyclase, with amino-acid sequence MPSREQVLNTIPELLAQQEGLVTVWLPDQSGLRLHKATGQWKPDPFEQAAIYEAYRQGSSATSKETEIGRRRFSYRQKSYCNNLAIPLCERDEVVAILNLRRYRAFQPREQACFEHFARTISNRLSWIAEQAEIQLLNQLSASLASAHSIQGVVDRAMVLLVSALGMQQGVILQQLGSSLRPLGHYDATANQSMVGGLESILTENPLFWEVHRSGRPIFINDLTQEASSIGSMAGRIGSLVIHPIALPDTPRTRVMLCLAHSEPRWWRQSEQELLALACRSVGLALEGAIARKRLEKVLELSGQAALSNSENLYQQVLDAAVELIPGAEAGSLLVRKGERFYFEATVGYDLESLRGITFREEEHLVWYGGDLEGWQKGEARILSNEWTSIRNESVKSSSSEPTLRAYTERIQSNLAIPILYQGNVLALLNLDNFHGVHAFGKDSLEAARFFVTPVATLLHEAHTRQCLKEAAMTDSLTGLANRRAFNSYFDEELIRSKRYHQPFTLLLLDLQGFKTINDRLGHAFGDEALVRVAHALQQESRESDGLFRLGGDEFAALLPHTPAEQAIHVAKRYVNAIQAISLQGLGLSANIGLAAYPEDGTEKEALMHIADEWMYAAKEQAVGLVHG
- a CDS encoding S8/S53 family peptidase produces the protein MQPAECSRVSATHWICLGQRKPAYILVTLCALMVLTACSTTANQPRFEANPQTLSSIGGYVNLSWNIEDAEYYSLQSDPPIPGMPLFTKQSHTTIRIEGRQNSNPINYQLILEARGSRGIRRFSTFIRVNGRLDCSSKTGLRAQSTAIWPEVKKVGLGNFDVPYVKGRLIAYHKNELSLQSNRATAQSLGAQWARDLGKGWSLYYTRPGQEAAVAQRLYQNGIGQYVQPEYLYQPDDLSLPPNNRSYDLEQAALFRQMDFELAWKQLRVDCLKPVIAVVDSGIYTQRIDLAPNLTPQESWLDVVGSNLEDPRPNQGAVEPFSGTGASHGTQVASIIAATTNDGSVLAGAAYNLLRVLPIKVFDAQRRAGTLQLAQALEYAAGATQIAGRVYTNPTPAQVVNLSLSISIPGFQDPYLEQVLEQVTRQGLIVVASSGNLDSASVGYPASSPFVIAVGAVDSNNKRAKWLSGFASNYGSGLEFVAPGTGVPVAHGPNTGDYALAYGTSAAAPFVSTAVGLYLLKQQQMGFSLSSDPGSFLKQVRKCLLSAAKNSAQWDIETGFGLISVARVVDPNNPGCFPQENP
- a CDS encoding EAL domain-containing protein; amino-acid sequence: MSKADKQTLTSFPSFMAGTNFLGDSTDFMVVHTDLNGFFTYANRSYLDYIGSSKPPLGQSALEYVSAEDRPRILEAAKNAISLPGRAFWVEVRKPLQRVWNRSRWVFLAICDSNGTPTGLQCLGFDISDVYRQNQFREASISLLSIGLRENLQPSELLQRALDVALGVVPVAQAGSATLRGPDGCFHFVAAHGYDLSALQQVCLNPTEPLSLTAHIQARVFGQADISQFNARLDPKRRSVLLGAGRAAEIQAMLATPVVVDGIPRAYLYLDNFHSADAFDALDLRHVEGLAHHLAWLLHGTEMREELRFSRYYDAQTGLPNARSLQETLVSRPPAPRALVGLQCRSLERIRRLEGEASWAKAVRGVAKVIEADLRSEDQLAWEGGAFWLLLEGISSSAEVYAVLERLRNGAKAQLETLWPQLDFSPRVGVAFSQPGLATTEMLKAAEVALRHSRDPGTVSFFDRDLAHKSFKEDALRQALGQTLRQLPPGNAQHGPGSLLDLKQVPDFSQNHISNENSSSAGLFLHYQPIFHLVTGHLHHFEALVRWMHPKLGSVPPDQFLQIAEEEGWMQRLGNWILGTAVEQAAKWGVPVAVNLSGSQIEPDLLLQLDGLLESSELRSNYLIFEVTEKVALDDACLQTLRALAERGHPLHLDDFGSGMSSLERITKLPLSAIKLGQGFIASLGITPRKDTPEARLLRALKGLGNGLGFDIIVEGIETQAQLDFLLEEGFTLGQGYFLGRPACSADAEKLINGREILGL
- a CDS encoding HD domain-containing phosphohydrolase produces the protein MNLEKMVIFIVDDEPSNVALLQRTLERVGFSRLYATTDPFRVEEFLSKLQPDLILLDLHMPKRDGFEILKSLQDCPTHGEYLPVLVLTADSTPEAKHRALNLGARDFLHKPLDLLEVTLRVRRLLETRHLYLQLKDENLRLETAVQARTKELHEAHLDVLKRLALAAEFRDDDTGEHIVRVALNARKIAEALGMEAPNVEILHQAAPLHDVGKIAIPDAILRKTTNLTSEEFEVIKSHTVVGASLLEGGKSVYLQMAKRIARSHHEHFDGNGYPDGLRGEAIPIEARIVAVADVFDALVSRRPYKQAWPVPKAVAEIERLAGTQFDPAVVKAFLSIARKGELLVPSLIKQNNA